A genome region from Mesorhizobium sp. WSM2240 includes the following:
- the rfbC gene encoding dTDP-4-dehydrorhamnose 3,5-epimerase — translation MLFTTTDIPGAALVDLQKFEDDRGFFARGWCAREFAEQGFPHQIVQMNISYNLRKHTLRGFHYQLAPFGEDKLLRCIRGSIFDVLIDLRPESPAYKRYLTVELSAANGRMLVIPKGCANAFLTMEDETEATYLVSQFYTPAAERGVRWDDPTFAVKWPVPAPAVISEKDRSWPDFLE, via the coding sequence ATGCTCTTCACGACGACCGATATTCCCGGCGCGGCGCTGGTGGACCTGCAAAAATTCGAGGATGACCGGGGCTTCTTCGCACGGGGTTGGTGCGCGCGCGAATTCGCCGAGCAGGGATTTCCACACCAGATTGTGCAGATGAATATCTCCTACAACCTTCGTAAACACACGCTGCGAGGCTTCCACTACCAGCTTGCTCCATTTGGCGAGGACAAGCTCCTCCGGTGCATCCGAGGAAGCATCTTCGATGTTCTGATCGATCTGCGGCCCGAATCGCCCGCCTACAAGCGGTATCTCACTGTGGAACTTTCAGCGGCAAACGGGCGGATGCTGGTGATACCAAAGGGCTGCGCTAACGCGTTTCTCACGATGGAAGATGAAACCGAGGCCACCTACCTCGTGTCCCAGTTCTACACACCGGCAGCCGAACGCGGCGTGCGCTGGGATGATCCGACCTTCGCAGTCAAGTGGCCGGTGCCTGCGCCGGCGGTGATCTCTGAAAAAGACCGGAGTTGGCCGGACTTCCTTGAATAA
- a CDS encoding Gfo/Idh/MocA family oxidoreductase, translated as MFIVDKELERLQAEGRPIRVGIVGAGFMARGIALQMLRYVPGMELVAISNRHVERARDAYEAAGREDVTEASSVAALEDIVGRGGCAVTADPMHICEAGCIDVVVEATGAIEFAAHVVMRAVGHGKHVVMMNAELDGTIGPILKVYSDRAGVVITNVEGDQPGVIMNLYRWVKGLGIRPVLCGNIKGLHDPYRNPTTQEGFAKRWGMKAPMVTSFADGSKISFENAIVANATGMRVAKRGMHGPTVEAGTPIQGAVDWFPLDDMMNGLGIVDYVVGAMPNPGIFVLGTTGDGVERHYLELYKLGKGPLYCFYWPYHLCHFEVPNTVARAALFKDAAIAPLGEPRVEVVAAAKTDLKSGAVIDGIGHYMTYGLAENTDTTRLERLLPLGLAEGCRLKRDVAKDAVLTYDDVELPRGRLCDQLRYEQDIHFFGSAVAESPGAEKAVA; from the coding sequence ATGTTCATTGTAGACAAGGAGTTGGAAAGGCTTCAGGCAGAGGGCCGTCCGATCCGCGTGGGAATTGTCGGAGCCGGTTTCATGGCCCGAGGCATAGCATTGCAAATGCTTCGATACGTTCCCGGCATGGAACTCGTGGCCATCTCCAACAGGCACGTGGAACGCGCAAGGGACGCTTACGAAGCGGCGGGCCGGGAAGACGTTACCGAAGCCTCCAGTGTCGCCGCGCTGGAGGATATTGTCGGCCGCGGCGGCTGCGCGGTCACAGCCGATCCGATGCATATCTGCGAAGCCGGATGTATAGACGTCGTCGTAGAGGCCACTGGCGCGATCGAGTTTGCCGCCCACGTCGTGATGCGCGCAGTCGGGCACGGTAAACACGTGGTCATGATGAATGCCGAACTTGATGGCACCATCGGGCCCATCCTGAAGGTCTACAGCGATCGGGCCGGCGTCGTCATCACCAACGTGGAGGGCGACCAGCCGGGCGTGATCATGAACCTGTACCGTTGGGTCAAGGGCCTCGGTATACGCCCAGTTCTATGCGGAAACATTAAGGGCCTGCACGATCCCTATCGCAACCCGACGACCCAGGAAGGGTTTGCCAAGCGTTGGGGCATGAAGGCGCCTATGGTCACCTCCTTCGCGGACGGCTCCAAGATTTCATTCGAAAACGCGATCGTCGCCAATGCGACAGGCATGCGCGTTGCCAAACGGGGTATGCATGGTCCGACGGTAGAGGCGGGCACGCCGATCCAGGGGGCTGTCGACTGGTTCCCCCTCGACGACATGATGAACGGGCTTGGGATCGTCGACTACGTCGTCGGCGCGATGCCCAATCCCGGGATTTTTGTGCTGGGCACGACAGGAGACGGCGTCGAGCGGCACTACCTGGAACTGTACAAACTAGGAAAAGGGCCGCTTTATTGCTTCTACTGGCCCTATCATCTCTGCCACTTCGAGGTGCCGAATACGGTCGCGCGGGCGGCCCTGTTCAAGGATGCCGCCATTGCTCCCCTCGGCGAGCCCAGGGTAGAAGTCGTGGCGGCCGCCAAAACGGACCTCAAATCAGGCGCCGTCATCGACGGGATCGGTCATTACATGACTTACGGGCTCGCCGAAAACACCGACACGACCCGACTCGAGCGCCTGCTGCCGTTGGGCTTGGCCGAGGGCTGTCGGTTGAAGCGCGACGTCGCCAAAGATGCAGTGCTCACCTATGACGACGTCGAACTCCCGCGCGGCCGGCTTTGTGACCAATTGCGCTATGAGCAAGATATCCATTTCTTCGGCTCGGCCGTGGCCGAATCGCCGGGCGCCGAAAAGGCGGTGGCCTGA
- a CDS encoding glycosyltransferase family 2 protein, with the protein MQAQTVENMRLLIIDNASSDDSVEIARSLAAEDPRIEIVARKVNKGLHASFNEGIDWASADYLIILHADDMSAPGALKRATECLDRDPNVAMTCGETVKCGEEIRTAAVAAKWRIETGESFIAQRCRTAHNTVACCSVVVRTSAQKAAGHYDDRLSFAPDLEMWLRLARLGDVAYTSAVQGFVRVHPNNASAHTRERLAPELEAVELSFETFFEKEIAQGRDVSHLRAQVQRALAERAYWAALAHLMRSSYRGGWELARMAVTRRASMLLIPPLGYVLRRGDGIRRIGQVVLEARERRFGALWHRATSSSNEAS; encoded by the coding sequence GTGCAGGCGCAGACCGTCGAGAACATGCGCCTTCTCATCATCGACAATGCATCGAGCGACGACAGCGTCGAAATCGCACGATCGCTTGCGGCAGAGGACCCTCGTATCGAGATCGTCGCGCGCAAAGTGAACAAGGGGCTTCACGCATCCTTCAATGAAGGGATCGACTGGGCTTCCGCGGACTACCTGATCATCCTGCATGCCGACGATATGTCCGCGCCCGGCGCACTGAAACGGGCGACGGAGTGCCTTGACCGCGATCCGAACGTTGCGATGACCTGTGGAGAGACCGTGAAATGCGGTGAGGAAATCCGGACTGCCGCTGTTGCGGCGAAATGGCGGATCGAAACGGGGGAAAGTTTCATCGCACAAAGATGTAGAACCGCACACAACACGGTAGCGTGCTGCAGCGTCGTCGTCCGAACCAGTGCTCAAAAAGCAGCCGGCCATTATGACGACCGACTATCGTTCGCCCCTGATCTGGAAATGTGGCTGCGGCTGGCTCGCCTGGGGGATGTCGCGTACACGAGCGCGGTCCAAGGCTTTGTGCGCGTGCACCCGAATAATGCTTCGGCTCACACACGCGAGCGGCTCGCGCCCGAGCTCGAAGCTGTGGAGCTGTCCTTCGAGACGTTCTTCGAGAAGGAAATCGCCCAAGGCAGGGATGTCTCGCATCTCCGCGCGCAGGTGCAAAGAGCACTCGCCGAGCGCGCTTACTGGGCCGCGCTGGCCCATCTCATGCGCAGCAGCTACAGGGGCGGTTGGGAACTGGCGCGCATGGCCGTGACCCGACGCGCAAGCATGCTTCTCATCCCTCCGCTCGGCTATGTCTTGCGTCGAGGTGACGGCATTCGGCGCATCGGCCAAGTCGTCCTGGAAGCGAGGGAACGCCGGTTCGGCGCCCTCTGGCACCGGGCGACCTCCTCCAGCAATGAGGCTTCATGA
- a CDS encoding GMC family oxidoreductase — MPVIRPESVEDHYDLVIGGTGFGSMFFLHGFRRRFPRARVLLIEWGGFHDRDWQIENQRNSGTDAGQTFVQDPKEKPWFFTLGFGGGTNCWWANTPRLSPNDFRLKTKYGVGEDWPISYDDLEPYYVAAEQTMLVAGPNDLGTRYPRSAPYPQPAHNLSSVDKIMKSAMPDHHFAVPTARLRTAVGDRGPCCDSVQCNLCPVDAKFTALNKFGEHVDSPNVHVLPNARVLAVDLEGGVAKGLRYSVDGREAVAKGDLVAIGCNAIHTPFILMRSGMVHPALGKYLHEKHVLQFEILLDGVDHFDGGIPTSGLNTLMVDGEHRRQGGAALVFFINHYYRDGLRTEWGRWRQTLPIEIFVEDLPLDTNQVTNNGGELPVVSHPARSSYCQNGVDHVTANLSKLLAPLPVERIIRRPDLPTGFHIQGTCRMGDDPAASIVDGSLVHHDVRNLLVLGTSVWPSCGTANPSLTAAALSLRAAELIGG, encoded by the coding sequence ATGCCGGTCATTAGACCCGAATCCGTAGAAGACCATTACGACCTCGTCATTGGCGGGACCGGCTTCGGCTCAATGTTTTTTCTGCATGGCTTTCGCCGGCGATTTCCGCGGGCGCGTGTGCTCTTGATTGAATGGGGCGGTTTTCATGATCGCGACTGGCAGATCGAGAACCAGCGCAACAGCGGCACCGATGCGGGCCAGACGTTTGTGCAGGACCCGAAGGAAAAGCCTTGGTTCTTCACATTGGGCTTCGGCGGCGGAACGAACTGCTGGTGGGCCAACACGCCGCGCCTGTCGCCCAATGACTTTCGTCTTAAGACGAAGTATGGCGTCGGCGAGGATTGGCCAATCAGCTATGATGACCTCGAGCCCTACTACGTTGCTGCGGAGCAGACAATGCTGGTGGCCGGGCCGAATGACCTGGGCACTCGCTATCCTCGCTCAGCCCCCTATCCTCAGCCGGCGCACAATCTATCGAGCGTCGACAAGATCATGAAGTCGGCGATGCCCGACCATCACTTTGCCGTACCGACGGCTCGCCTGAGGACGGCGGTCGGAGACCGCGGCCCCTGCTGTGACAGCGTCCAGTGCAACCTCTGCCCCGTCGATGCCAAGTTTACCGCGCTCAATAAATTCGGTGAGCACGTGGACTCGCCGAACGTCCACGTCCTGCCGAACGCCCGCGTCCTCGCCGTCGACCTCGAGGGCGGTGTTGCGAAGGGCCTGCGTTACTCGGTCGACGGGCGCGAGGCGGTGGCGAAGGGAGACCTCGTAGCAATCGGGTGCAACGCGATCCATACGCCATTCATCCTGATGCGAAGCGGCATGGTCCATCCCGCACTCGGGAAATACTTGCACGAGAAGCATGTGCTGCAGTTCGAAATCCTGCTCGACGGTGTCGATCATTTTGACGGAGGCATTCCCACCTCGGGACTCAACACGCTCATGGTGGACGGCGAGCATCGGCGGCAAGGCGGAGCGGCTCTCGTTTTCTTCATCAATCACTATTACCGTGACGGCTTACGGACCGAATGGGGCAGATGGCGGCAGACGCTTCCGATCGAAATATTCGTCGAGGACCTGCCGCTCGACACGAATCAGGTCACGAACAACGGCGGGGAGCTGCCCGTCGTGAGCCATCCCGCCCGCTCTTCCTATTGCCAGAACGGGGTGGATCACGTGACTGCGAACTTGTCGAAGCTCCTGGCGCCGCTGCCCGTGGAGCGCATCATTCGCCGCCCGGATCTGCCGACCGGCTTTCATATCCAAGGGACCTGTCGGATGGGCGACGATCCGGCTGCCTCGATCGTGGATGGCAGCCTCGTTCATCACGATGTGCGCAACCTGCTGGTCCTTGGAACGAGTGTATGGCCCAGTTGCGGGACGGCGAACCCCAGCCTGACAGCGGCCGCACTGTCGCTGCGCGCCGCAGAGCTCATCGGAGGCTGA
- a CDS encoding oligosaccharide flippase family protein, which translates to MHKGESASRSGLVAKASIWVVAGKLTARAIDLCSLLILAHLLSPSEFGLIALAMATILIVEVVVELPLAQAMVRIPDLTEPILATAFTLGLLRGILLALLLGLLALPLSLFYQEPRLLVLVWALTSAPILRGLVSPWMVVFVRRFDFRREFALDVIGKSSALIVATAIALKTGSYWAIAGGIITTPFVAVVMSYVFAPMRPRLTLSQWPVFSDMVSWNTASQLVSAVNWQMDKLLLGRLIDLPSFGRYSVADNLAGIPQQALVQPLTRPLMAGFATINSPAEYAPAYCKAMNALVATTAPILVCVAMLSDPLVRLVLGERWIGAAVMLQWLASSYLLSVPTEALPPLAMAINRTRFVAVRMIAELVVKLPALIIGLALFGLTGALAARCIATAAVLISVGFIARSLIGVSLKQQGLALWRPAVSCAAMAVFLHFVAPFVISQQSTWFLMLATAAAGLAAVGVYGVALLVLWIASNRPAGIEAVVMHNASRLFTFMRSRTA; encoded by the coding sequence GTGCACAAGGGGGAAAGCGCCAGCCGATCCGGCTTGGTCGCTAAGGCAAGCATCTGGGTTGTCGCGGGCAAGCTGACCGCCCGCGCAATCGACCTTTGCTCGCTTTTGATCCTTGCGCATCTGCTTTCCCCGTCGGAATTCGGGCTCATTGCCTTGGCGATGGCGACTATTTTGATCGTTGAAGTCGTGGTTGAACTCCCCCTCGCGCAGGCGATGGTGCGAATTCCTGATCTCACTGAGCCTATCCTTGCTACCGCCTTCACGCTCGGGCTGCTGCGGGGAATTCTCCTGGCACTGCTGTTGGGTCTGCTTGCCTTACCCTTATCGCTCTTCTACCAAGAGCCACGCCTTTTGGTCCTGGTATGGGCGCTTACGTCTGCTCCTATCCTGCGCGGCCTGGTCAGCCCGTGGATGGTCGTGTTCGTAAGAAGATTTGACTTTCGCCGAGAGTTCGCGCTGGACGTAATCGGAAAGAGTTCCGCGCTCATTGTGGCGACCGCAATCGCTCTTAAGACGGGGAGCTACTGGGCGATCGCCGGCGGCATTATCACCACTCCGTTTGTCGCCGTGGTGATGTCCTACGTGTTTGCACCGATGCGGCCTCGGCTGACGCTATCGCAATGGCCCGTATTTTCCGACATGGTCAGCTGGAACACCGCTTCCCAGCTGGTCTCGGCTGTCAATTGGCAGATGGACAAGTTGCTATTGGGCCGGCTCATCGATCTGCCGTCCTTCGGGCGCTACTCTGTCGCCGATAACCTCGCTGGTATCCCCCAACAGGCGCTTGTGCAGCCGCTTACTCGCCCTTTGATGGCCGGTTTTGCGACCATCAACTCTCCTGCAGAGTATGCACCGGCATATTGCAAGGCAATGAATGCCCTCGTTGCGACGACAGCGCCGATCCTCGTTTGCGTGGCTATGCTTTCCGATCCACTCGTTCGGCTGGTCCTGGGCGAAAGATGGATCGGAGCCGCCGTCATGCTGCAATGGCTTGCGTCGTCCTATCTTCTTTCCGTACCGACCGAGGCTCTGCCCCCGCTCGCTATGGCAATAAACAGGACACGTTTTGTTGCTGTTCGAATGATCGCAGAGCTCGTTGTCAAGCTCCCCGCCCTGATCATTGGGCTGGCTTTGTTCGGCCTCACCGGTGCTCTCGCGGCGCGCTGTATCGCAACTGCCGCCGTGCTGATCTCGGTTGGGTTCATCGCCAGATCTCTGATCGGAGTCTCGCTTAAGCAGCAAGGCCTGGCGCTATGGCGACCAGCGGTCTCCTGCGCAGCCATGGCCGTATTCCTACATTTCGTCGCGCCATTCGTCATCAGTCAGCAATCGACGTGGTTCTTGATGCTTGCTACCGCTGCCGCGGGATTGGCCGCCGTCGGCGTATACGGGGTGGCGCTCCTCGTCTTGTGGATCGCAAGTAACCGTCCAGCTGGCATCGAGGCTGTCGTCATGCACAACGCATCACGACTGTTCACCTTCATGCGATCTAGGACGGCGTGA
- a CDS encoding GGDEF domain-containing protein — MQIRLNELAERKWVRALLLTAAGTIGCLAVSLFLQFLLFGGEDAATFQQTLLIAFVLPLAISTPLLFLLVLKTIELSALKQQYAQERAQDSLTSCLNGPLFSAMVDAYPTLTGSRSGRQSGSLLVVDVDHLSRLNERIGHRAGDQALRVLAGLIRASVRKGDLVGRIGGDEFAVFLPGASREDAEKVAERIRHSAAEVRFEAGGSDWPLSVSVGVVLFEAEIELDDLLRAAGEQMQVAKKGGRNRIEYTQLRRGPSPSRPALH, encoded by the coding sequence GTGCAGATCAGGCTGAATGAACTGGCGGAGCGTAAATGGGTTCGAGCTCTGCTGTTGACGGCAGCCGGCACTATCGGTTGCCTGGCTGTCTCCCTTTTCCTGCAATTCCTGCTGTTCGGCGGTGAAGATGCCGCCACATTTCAGCAGACCTTGCTGATCGCGTTCGTTCTTCCACTCGCAATCAGCACACCGCTGCTTTTTCTGCTTGTGTTGAAGACAATCGAGCTTTCGGCGCTCAAGCAGCAATACGCGCAAGAACGCGCCCAAGATAGCCTCACCTCATGCCTTAACGGACCGCTTTTCTCGGCTATGGTCGACGCCTACCCCACCCTGACGGGTTCGAGATCGGGACGGCAATCCGGATCACTTCTTGTAGTGGACGTCGACCATTTGAGCCGGCTGAACGAGCGCATTGGGCATCGCGCGGGGGATCAGGCGCTGCGAGTCCTTGCCGGGTTAATTCGCGCTTCGGTGAGAAAGGGCGATTTGGTCGGCCGCATCGGAGGCGACGAATTTGCAGTCTTTCTGCCTGGCGCCAGCCGAGAGGATGCCGAGAAAGTCGCGGAACGAATACGACATTCCGCAGCCGAAGTGCGTTTCGAGGCGGGCGGCTCGGATTGGCCGCTCAGCGTCAGTGTGGGGGTTGTTTTATTCGAGGCAGAGATTGAACTGGACGATCTGCTTCGGGCGGCCGGCGAACAAATGCAGGTTGCCAAAAAAGGAGGACGCAACCGTATCGAATACACGCAATTGCGGCGCGGCCCTTCGCCGTCCCGGCCTGCGCTCCACTGA
- a CDS encoding polysaccharide biosynthesis/export family protein yields MIIHRERPIGRKMSRTRWSRFCAVSYRRLVATVVVASLATSQIDLASAVEARAYPVEAGDELQVVIYGDENTSTVLSGRFRVEPDGSIYYPLLGKLTVAGLSPVKIAELLQNSLSTQVRISSPTVSVAEFAPVFLVGDVVRTGPFQFQPDMTVFQLVLQAGGILQTEASESARLSLMQELSSLELNNYSLRVQKARLLAEIEGSDFGAGAPVEASPVDASPVDAASIMSAESAIFAVRQRARESRRRTYDAQREGYDQEISSIEKSIVLHDEEVRLLEEQLSVQEGLAERGLAAHSARRDAQRQLAVTRREALEFRTALFRARQNRIAVDQALAETETRIDEANVEKLRDVELAYYQNEIALASAKAKFAQFDTARNAVQNALGRAPQYRLIRLVNGEYTSRLVDEVTKLERGDIVRVTFAEADMKTPIVDQPQQKQMTQPEG; encoded by the coding sequence ATGATCATACATCGCGAACGTCCTATTGGGAGGAAAATGTCGCGAACCAGATGGAGCCGCTTTTGTGCTGTATCGTACCGGCGTCTAGTCGCAACGGTTGTAGTCGCCAGCCTCGCCACATCACAGATTGACCTCGCTTCTGCGGTGGAGGCCCGGGCATATCCGGTCGAAGCAGGCGATGAGCTTCAGGTCGTTATCTATGGGGACGAGAATACTTCGACGGTGCTGTCCGGTCGTTTCCGCGTCGAACCGGACGGGTCAATTTATTATCCATTGCTCGGAAAGCTGACCGTGGCCGGGTTGAGCCCTGTCAAGATTGCGGAGCTGTTGCAAAACTCGCTGTCGACACAGGTGCGAATAAGCTCTCCTACAGTATCGGTCGCCGAATTCGCGCCGGTGTTCCTGGTGGGGGACGTGGTGAGAACAGGGCCGTTCCAATTCCAGCCGGACATGACGGTTTTTCAACTGGTCCTTCAAGCGGGGGGCATTTTGCAAACGGAAGCATCTGAAAGCGCCAGACTCTCGCTGATGCAGGAGCTGTCTTCGCTCGAGTTGAACAACTATTCGCTCAGGGTGCAGAAGGCACGCCTTCTGGCTGAAATCGAAGGCTCCGATTTCGGCGCCGGCGCGCCCGTGGAGGCGTCGCCTGTAGACGCGTCGCCTGTAGACGCAGCAAGTATCATGTCAGCCGAATCTGCTATTTTTGCCGTGCGTCAGCGCGCGAGAGAATCACGGCGGCGCACCTATGACGCTCAGAGAGAAGGCTACGATCAAGAGATATCCTCGATTGAAAAGAGCATCGTGCTGCACGACGAGGAGGTGCGTCTTCTGGAAGAACAGCTCAGCGTTCAGGAAGGTCTCGCGGAAAGAGGACTAGCGGCGCATTCTGCACGACGAGATGCCCAGCGCCAGCTCGCGGTGACGCGACGCGAAGCGCTCGAGTTCCGAACCGCACTGTTCCGCGCCAGGCAAAACCGGATTGCGGTCGATCAGGCTCTCGCCGAAACGGAGACCCGCATTGACGAAGCGAATGTTGAGAAGTTGCGCGATGTCGAACTGGCATATTATCAAAACGAAATAGCACTTGCCTCGGCGAAGGCCAAATTTGCTCAATTTGATACCGCTCGCAATGCCGTTCAGAATGCCTTGGGCCGTGCTCCTCAATACCGTCTCATACGACTGGTGAATGGCGAATACACCTCCCGCCTTGTCGACGAAGTTACGAAGCTGGAACGGGGAGATATTGTCCGAGTCACCTTTGCCGAAGCGGATATGAAAACCCCAATCGTAGACCAACCTCAGCAAAAGCAGATGACGCAGCCGGAGGGCTGA
- a CDS encoding redoxin domain-containing protein: MNITQISHPVSPGKPAPDFVLPAVDGSGTVSLADYRGRTPFFLALFIGLWCPFCRRAIAQIAASEPALKSAGVETLGVVATPPDNAQLYFKYRPTRLRLAADPELSTHQAYGVPKPTLTPEFLRALETTLINPDGVLAEPLPISQAAEAVGRLDGYKENETDQADMERQWPQLKGQFLIDRDGVVRWANIECAAEGLAGVGKFPSATDILAAARTLSN; this comes from the coding sequence GTGAACATCACCCAGATTTCCCACCCTGTTTCGCCAGGCAAGCCCGCTCCGGATTTTGTTCTACCCGCAGTGGACGGAAGCGGGACGGTATCTTTGGCCGACTATCGGGGAAGGACCCCATTCTTTCTTGCACTGTTCATTGGCCTGTGGTGTCCGTTCTGCCGCCGCGCAATCGCCCAAATCGCCGCATCGGAGCCTGCGCTTAAGTCTGCAGGAGTTGAAACGCTCGGAGTTGTGGCTACACCGCCCGATAACGCCCAGCTTTATTTCAAATATCGGCCCACACGCCTGCGTCTGGCGGCGGATCCCGAACTCTCGACGCATCAAGCATATGGCGTTCCAAAACCCACACTGACGCCGGAGTTCCTGAGGGCGTTGGAAACCACCCTGATCAACCCAGACGGGGTTTTGGCAGAACCGCTGCCGATCTCGCAGGCGGCCGAGGCCGTCGGGAGGCTAGACGGTTACAAGGAGAACGAGACGGACCAAGCCGATATGGAGCGACAGTGGCCGCAGCTCAAGGGCCAATTTTTGATCGATCGGGACGGCGTCGTCCGCTGGGCCAATATCGAGTGCGCGGCGGAGGGGCTAGCCGGAGTAGGCAAATTTCCTTCCGCCACTGATATCCTGGCCGCAGCGCGGACGCTGTCTAACTGA
- a CDS encoding LuxR C-terminal-related transcriptional regulator, whose amino-acid sequence MGVVAEQMYRRDKLVKTEFYNDFLKKVGGESAVGVTIVREEGRSFLLSTLTSSTDPEANRPAAEVLTKLAPHLRRAFRHFRGTTGAKSISDIGATLFDAVNIGMAVIGDRGLVKSVSTEAMRVVDAGKCARINMLGKLKFCTEEADDILTQMLDRSYEGPRSVSCVVDTVKLTFIQVMKDRLSFYFEGPTIVVLMERGAGRQNGGFDIVHFSNVHKLTAAETRAFAGIMAGKNVDEIAREADLSRETIRSQLKGLYAKTGTGGQIDLLRMVGKIIH is encoded by the coding sequence GTGGGGGTCGTAGCCGAGCAGATGTATAGGCGCGACAAGCTGGTAAAGACGGAGTTTTACAACGACTTCCTTAAGAAGGTTGGCGGCGAGTCTGCCGTCGGTGTGACCATTGTAAGGGAGGAAGGACGCTCGTTCCTCCTGTCCACGCTGACCTCTTCGACCGATCCCGAAGCCAACCGGCCCGCAGCAGAGGTCCTGACAAAGCTGGCTCCCCACCTGCGACGGGCTTTCCGGCATTTCAGGGGGACCACGGGCGCAAAGTCCATTTCCGACATCGGCGCCACCTTGTTTGACGCCGTCAATATCGGGATGGCTGTCATCGGTGACCGAGGCTTGGTCAAATCGGTGTCTACAGAGGCGATGAGGGTCGTCGATGCCGGGAAGTGCGCCAGGATCAACATGCTTGGCAAACTCAAATTCTGCACCGAAGAAGCAGACGACATCCTTACCCAGATGCTTGACAGGTCCTATGAGGGACCAAGGTCGGTAAGCTGCGTCGTCGACACGGTAAAGCTGACCTTCATCCAAGTCATGAAAGACCGCTTGTCTTTCTACTTCGAGGGTCCGACGATCGTCGTCCTGATGGAACGGGGCGCAGGGCGTCAGAACGGCGGCTTCGACATTGTGCATTTCTCGAATGTTCACAAACTGACAGCTGCCGAAACCAGGGCCTTCGCCGGGATCATGGCTGGCAAGAACGTCGACGAGATCGCACGCGAGGCCGATCTTTCCAGGGAGACAATCAGGTCGCAGCTGAAGGGCCTCTACGCGAAAACCGGGACCGGCGGACAGATCGACCTCCTCCGTATGGTCGGCAAAATCATCCACTGA
- a CDS encoding MucR family transcriptional regulator — MTDKNELQIELTADVVAAYVSNNPIPVGELPKLIADVYAALGQVNGAAHAAETVEPQKPAVPIKKSVRPDYIISLEDGRKFKSLKRHLQASYGMTPDEYRAKWNLPSDYPMVAPNYAAIRSAMAKELGLGRKPAEKPKKRGRTKAS, encoded by the coding sequence ATGACCGATAAGAACGAACTGCAAATCGAGCTAACTGCCGACGTCGTGGCCGCGTACGTGAGCAACAATCCAATTCCAGTTGGCGAATTGCCTAAACTGATCGCCGACGTCTATGCAGCACTTGGCCAGGTCAATGGCGCTGCTCATGCAGCAGAGACTGTTGAACCGCAGAAGCCCGCTGTGCCGATCAAAAAGTCGGTGAGACCTGATTACATCATCTCGCTAGAAGACGGGCGGAAGTTCAAGTCGCTGAAGCGCCACCTTCAGGCCAGCTATGGCATGACGCCTGACGAATACCGGGCCAAATGGAACCTGCCGAGCGACTATCCCATGGTCGCGCCGAACTATGCCGCCATCCGCTCGGCCATGGCGAAGGAACTGGGCCTTGGCCGGAAGCCGGCCGAGAAGCCCAAGAAGCGCGGGCGGACGAAGGCTTCATAG